AAAGAGTTAATATGTTTGTGAACCAGGTAATTACATAATAGAAATATGCATTTCCTATGATTAGGTTTTACCTATAAGTATATTTTAGAAATTGGAAACCTGGTTTTTATTTCAAGCAACTCCTACTTGTTCTCACTGTCAAGCACTGTAGCAACAGAATCCAGATAAGTTGGGAACTTGTGGTTGAGAAGGACAACCACATCTTTCCAATCATACGGTCTGGCAGCAAGGCTCTTTATGTTCTTACTAGGAACAGAATTGCAGTAATTTTTCACATTTTCCTCGAAAGCATGAGCCATGGCATGCCGATGCAAATCAACAACAGCCGCTTGAGGTGGGTAGCGGGGGACTGATTTTGGCTGGCTCTGGCCACTTGGCAGGTTCTGGCTTGCTTGAGCAGGCTGCAGTGCACTCTGGCCTGTCAGGATCTGCTGATTGGCCTGAGCAGCCTGTGAAGCAATCATTCTCCTGTATATTTTTTCTTTAGTAAGCTGCTTGTATTGCTTGGCTTTCTTCTTGCTAAGATATATATCTGCAAGGCCCATGCTGGGGATGGCACCACCAGATGAGCTTCCGGGGCTGGTGCCACCGGCTGAGCCTCTAGAGCTGGTGCCACTAGTTGTGCCACTGGGGCTGCCTCCACTAGTCACGGCTGTGATGTTGATCCCTCCAAATAGTGGTGATTTTGCTGGATTGTGTATTCCCATCGAATTGCCTAGGCAAGGGTGTGCAGAAGCGATCTTCAGTGGATCCCCTACTTCTCCAATAGACCTTTCAATCTTACGTATGATATCATATGCAGACTTGTATAGACCACGGACCGGCATTTCCTTCCTCAACAGCATATAGGGGATCCACTGAAGATCGCTTCTGCACACCCTTGCCTAGGCAATTGGATGGGAATACACAGTCCAGCAAAATCACCACTATTTGGAGGGATCAACATCACAGCCGTGACTAGTGGAGGCAGCCCCAGTGGCACAACTAGTGGCACCAGCCCTGGAGGCTCAGCCGGTGGCACCAGCCCCGGAAGCTCATCTGGTGGTGCCATCCCCAGCATGGGCCTTGCAGATATATATCTTAGCAAGAAGAAAGCCAAGCAATACAAGCAGCTTACTAAAGAAATATACAAGGGAATGATTGCTTCACAGGCTGCTCAGGCCAATCAGCAGATCCTGACAGGCCAGAGTGCACTGCAGCCTGCTCAAGCAAGCTAGAACCTGCCAAGTGGCCAGAGCCAGCCAAAATCAGTCCCCCGCTACCCACCTCAAGCGGCTGTTGTTGATTTGCATCGGCATGCCATGGCTCATGCTTTCGAGGAAAATGCGAAAAATTACTGCAATTCTCTTCCCAGTAAGAACATAAAGAGCCTTGCTGCCAGACCGTATGATTGGAAAGATGTGGTTGTCCTTCTCAACCACAAGTTCCCAACTTATCTGGATTCTGTTGCTACAGTGCTTGATAGTGAGAACAAGTGGGAGTTGCTTGAAATAAAAACCAGGTTTCCAATTTCTAAAATATACTTATAGGTAAAACCTAATCATAGAAAATGCATATTTCTATTATGTAATTACCTGGTTCACAAACATATTAACTCTTTAGTTCATTCATTTTTGTAAACATGGTTTATGCAAAACTAGTTGATATTGCATTTATTTTATTCTATCAACTGGCAGGATTTTTGGGTTGCCATGTGTTTTGCATGGATGATAGTGACACGTGCACTTTGTTTGATTAGGAGTACTCTGATCAGCAGAGGTCGTTTAATAGAAATAATTTCATGTTTTTTGTTGGAAACGGAGGTAACCCTAATCACCCACTTGAAGGTGGACCCATACCTAGGAACACCCACTCACTCTATAGTGGACAGCTTTATAATTTCTAATTACTTAGTGCCTTTTGGTCCTTTTTGGCTGCAGGGCCGACCTTCTagctcccgggtggcagagccaacctacAGATGAAGCTTGGACCGTTGTGATCCCGGAGGCAAAGCTAACTTTCGATAGATCACAATCCACGCACTAGGTAGTTAGAAACTATAGAAGCAGATTGGGAGACCAACTTTTTTGAACAACACTTTATTACACGAACAACAATATTACACGACAGTGTGAACACTTCTTAAGTGGCTATCCTAGCACTCATTCACACACTCACCTAGCACTACAACCCCAACTCTCTCTTATGCTTGTGGCTTGTATGTGTTGTTGCCTCTTAGATTgctaggggagggagagggggttctTATATATATAAACCATGGCAACACATAtggtgatgacatgtgtcccctACTCTAGAACCTCCCTAGATATTTTCTACTTTACCATACAACAAaagatattctagaatattcctagatattttttcacttgccatataagacaagtgactctaaaactttccataaatatttatatccatGGTAATATCTTCACCTTCAAAATATCTTTTTTCTTGCATGGTCAAGAGTATTCTAAAAGATTGACTTGCTTTCTTTCAATATTTTTGTTgcattttcatttttttttgtgtgtcAGTTTTTACATAGATGCTAAATGTAGTCAGAATGTAGAAAAAAGTTTGTTGTATTCACAATGACTCTTGGGATTTCAGAGTTTTCTTTTCTCCGAATACAGAAAATATTGGAATACAGGACAAATAGACTAACCTGAATACAGTGTACCATTGCCCCAGTGCTCACTGTAGTTTGGAATTTGATGTGGGAGAACATTCAACTTGagtattatatatatacttgatAAAATTAGAAACCGTAGCTCTCCTACGTGGAGTATAGCTGAAATGTTCAAACTCTTGTGTATTTTGAATATATTTAGTTGCTGGATGTTGTATCCTCTTCTTGGGTTTTGGGTTCTTGTTTTACTGTGcactccctccatcccaaaaaTCTAAGTCATTCTAGAATTCAAGATTTGTCCCAAAAAACAAGTCATCTTACCTTATTTAGAAAGTGCATATTCACAATAATTAATTAGTGCTACATATAGGTAATAAATAGGGGCAAACATGGTCATTTTACCTTCTTGTTAATTTATCCTAGAATTACTAGGATGACTTGttttttgggacggagggagtagttaTGAATACGGTGACATTATTTGGTGGGAACTAATGAGAAACAAGCTACGTAAAAGGATTGGTAGGATGATAAAATTAATTACTGTTTTTTGTTGAATTTCAGCTATCATGGGAGGAGGATACCAGGTGAACTTGACAAAATTTACATTCGTCTTTGACTTCCCTCACCGTCCCTCACCGTGGATACATCACCGTGGATACAGTGAGCCTCacaaaagtcttgtgttcctagTACTAGGAGAGTAGGTTTGACTAGCCTTatgacaacaacaacaacttatgGCTTGCATCTGATGCAATGAGATGAGAAATGACCATacttgtttttggttgtgagaaaaCTTAGCAAGTCCTTTTGTTTTCAGCAGTAGACTTGTTGCACAGGAGGTTACCAGGAAATTATGCTAACTGCATCCTGTTTGAATTGGCCTACAAGTTTAGTTTTAGAACTTGAGAACGTCTGCTTGATTGCGCAGTAATAGTGGTTATACTAGTTTAACATTTTTGGGTGATAAAGAGATGTTTCTGTTTACTCTACACCCTGCTCTCGGTGTGTGTTGTTCTTACGTTATACTTCTTACAATGTGTTAATGCTATTAGTGAATTATGACTACCTGTTTAGAGAAATGCAGTGGAAGTGATCTATATTATCCTCGAATTTCTAAATTTGTGTTGCTTCCTGACTACTTAGTGTCGGGCTCTCTGAATCCAGCTTGAAATAATTCGTTTGACTGTCAGATTTGTACTTATTAGTTAGAATGGCTGTTTGGAGTTGACTCAGATTTTTTGTTTCAACTGTCTTCCTTTGTTCTTTTTTGGTTTTGAGATGAGTTGCAGTTTGAGAGAGCGAGAAGTGTGTACAGCAGAGTGCCGGCACTGTAAATTTGATGAAGTCCTTCTACACCTGCGTTAGTATACCTAGAAATGGCGTAGTGCAACACCGGGATAAGCTTGGCATTGCTGCCCGTCTTGGATCATGCATCGCTTCCTTCTAGGATTTGGCAGCTCGCTGCTAGTACTAGCTCGCATGAACATCCTTTCCTGCGTTAGTACACCTGCAAGCCAGATGGAGTTTAAGTGCAATTCTAAAAGGAAAAATCTGCAATGCAGTCAAACACATCAGTTCGGCTATCAGCTTGTTGCAGGTTGTCATTATAGCAGAATATACAGGACCTCATAAACAAAAAGCCCTAGGACACAGTTACATTGCTTATTGCCAAACATCCTACCGAAGATTCTCAAAAAATGACAAATAAAGTTCTGCAAAATAAATGCCTGCTAGTATCTCTACAAACGTTCTGCAATAGATAAATGCTGCAAAATTGCCAATACCAAAACAGAACAAGACAACGTGGACAATTGCCTATACTAGAAAATATACTTCAGCATTTCCCAAGCATATACATCTTAAAGCAATTGTGATAACCAAGCGTAGAGCTTTGGCTCCAGATGATTATGATAACCAAGGAGTATACCATGCATCATATGTTTGCAAACAACATATGATGCATGTTTAAGTAATGAAAAGGCCAATCAGATGGAGTTTAAGTGCAATTCTAAAAGGGAAAATCTGCAATGCAGTCAAACACATCAGTTCGGCCATCAGCTTGTTGCAGGTTGTCATTGTAGCAGAATGTACAGGACCTCATAAACAAAAAGCCGTAGGACATAGTTACATTGCTTATTGCCAAAAATCCTAAcgaaaattctcaaaaaataaCAAACAAAGTTCGGCAAAATAAATGCCTGCTAGTATCTCTACAAACGTTCTGCAATAGATAAATGCTGCAAAATTGCCACTACCAAAACAGAACAAGACAACATGGACAATTGCTTAACAAAAGCAGGGCTTTGCAATACATCTATACAAGACATCAACAGTACTTAACGAAAATTGTTTTCCAACCTCTATGTGAAACGTTCGATATTCCAGGTCGACAGCAGTAGTTGAAACAATCAGTCCTGAACTGGCGAGACGCCACGCTAGGCAGCAAAAGAAAACAAACGTGAAATTATCAAAACAGTAGGCAACACAAATATCAAGTCATCATCATAGGTAACTGAAAGATCAAGCCTTCTGAAGAAACTTACATTGGAGTTAATAAGAACGCAGTATCAGTGGATATGTACAGCACCAGCCGCTGCTCCAGCACTGCATGTGCAGTGGAACCATATGTGAGCAAAACAAGTTGGAAGCACAAGCCATTGTTGTCTAACCATATATGAAGGATTCACAGATATCTTACCACAGAAAGCAAGGGTCCTTGCTTAAATTTATTATGAAAAGCAAAAGCAAGTGGTTTCACTCCTTCTCCAGGTCCTCTAATGAACCCACTGGATGTGCACAAAGGAATATCAACAAAGAATGGTTAAGGTATAACATGGAAATACAAGTTCATGATTAACATGATGCAGTATAAAGAAAATTTGCTCTTACACTAGTGATACTGAGACAAGTGGAGATCTCCTCACGTCATATACAGCAACAAGACCACGGTACATTTCATTTCCATCTTTGAACGACAATGCCAGACGCTCCCCTGAAGCATCCCATGATAATTTTTCTATGCCTCGGCTAGATGAAGCAATTAAAGCATAAGTATGTGAATCAAAGGCAGTAATAATGGATAAACTTCCTAAATACATGGGAAATAATACTAGTCTAGGCTATCATAATGGATGAACTTCCTAAATACAAAGTATACTAAACGAAAACATGTGTAGTGCAGTGGCTTGCATGCGTCGGTTAAACAAGTGCTTGTTTTTCCTTGCGATCCTACAAACCTATGTATATACATTAAGACTGATGAGTGGATTCACTGCATACATGGGAATAAATTACCAATTAATTGCAAATAAGGTAGTTGAAATATCATCATCTTAaatgctgatgcaagatggcaaaATTATCTAGCATGAGGTGCACATAAGATCAAGAGCTTATTCTAATATCTCTGTTCGTACCTGACAATCAGGGAGGAAATTTCTGGAAGTTCAACTGGTAGGAGATGAGCATCTGAAGAAAAGGAACACAGGACAAATTATCAGGATTCATCAGACAAATAGTACAGCAGCATTGCTTTagcaaaaaaaaataaaaaaattgcaGGGATATCTGTACATACCCAAAGATGGTGGCTTAGATGAGAAGTGAATTGAGCCAAGTGTTGTGGAGTCAGAAAAGGATACCAATGCAACACGACCTTCTGGGTCCCAATTCGCTCCCTGTCAGGAACCAAAGTAGAAATAAGCAAACATGTGAAACAGTTGTAGAACAGATACCATCCAATGTGTAATGGTACAGTGGACACATCATGTGTTGCTGCAAAGTAGATTGGCCATAAAGAAGGATTATGTATTGCTATAGCTTAGATACAATCAAATCAAACTAAGCCTTATGCAATATTTACAATATTCAAATAACCAAACTAGAGTTAAATGTGGAACAAGCATCAATATTTTCGTGTTGCTGCGAAGTAGATTGGCCATAAAGCAAGATTATGTGTTGATATAGCTTAGATACAATCAaatcaaactaaactttatgcAATATTTACATATTCAAATTACCAAATTAGTGTTAGTCACTATTAACTGCCAAACAAGCATCTATATTTGTTTTCAAAAGAATTTATCCACCAAATAAGTAAGTCTCATATCTTTTTCTTTGAAAAATAAACTATTTCAGCTGTTGGGACTACAAATCATTCAGAaactaataaaataaaaaaacatAAGCTTGTCATGAATAAACAAAATTAACTTAAAAGTATTTGTATTGAAATCCAATATGCAATGAGAAAATAGGTGTGTTGCATATGCATCAGTTTGATGCTAAACATATCAACGTTCAAGATAACTTACATGATAACCTAACAGATTCATGAATAAAGCTATGAAGTAAATGATCCATTTCTGACAGATCCCATATAACCTTGAAAGTAACATGAAATCTATAAAATGCACTAACTTGCTTACTCCTTCACTAAGGAGTATTGTGCTCCAATGTAAAAAATGTTAAAAAAATAGCTATTTAGGACTGAGGATGTTACGTACAGACACATATCCGCTAGATGAAGACCAAGGTTCTGAAGTCCATGTGTTTGTCTCCCAGAAGTGAAAAGTTCCATCACtaatataataatgaatttTGTAAATCTTTGGCAATATTAGTAACTAGAAATATAAAAATGAAAATTGACCATACAATTTAGCAGCTAGAAGATAATCTCCACTAGGTGACCACCGCAGTAGTGATATATTACTTAATCCACGCCGTATAGGAGTACCCAACCCTGTAGCAAAAGAAAATGTCTCCAGATATAAGTAGACATTTCTGTATCAAATGGGATTGGTTATCAGAATTTAGAAAATGATAGCTATGCCTACCTTGAGACACATCCCAAATCGTGAAAGATGGACTATTGCAGGAGGCAGATGCCAAGTATGTGGAGATTTGTCAAGGAAACAATATATACAGCTGTTGGTTCTTCCCACAAACAACAACTACTCCTATTGTAAACTTTTTTTGTATCCACAATGGATAGTAGATATAAGGAATTTGGCAAAAATGTAATTTTATGCAGTTAGCCCACACTGACATTGAAGTTATTGTAGTCCTAAAACAAGATATATGAAAACAAACGAGAGCCTTTGCCAGATGCTTATGAAAATTTATATGAAGGATATCTTCCATCAGGCTTCCAACAAAGCGCGGTAACTTGCTCAGCAGAAGAGTCACGAAGAACATCCACCAGTATCCACCAACCACCAGAACCTCTAGGGAAGGCACTAAAGGAATAAGGGGTGACCCCAGTTTTCATGAATGGAACATCGCCAGGATATGATGCTGACCAGAGGCATATCC
Above is a genomic segment from Panicum hallii strain FIL2 chromosome 8, PHallii_v3.1, whole genome shotgun sequence containing:
- the LOC112902430 gene encoding aladin-like, which produces MPSFPPPGAVTVCEINRDLVAAEALSDDRAKDAYGDVLGMVFSPIPFQPDTLPPIREPPAAEQPESTENVPTASVTSTISEFFKRMIFPPLNPNLLQEFDIQKISWNPHKHCLAFVSGKNQVIVHDFEDSDAKEPFILTSDQQTNVKAVEWRPNSGKMIAVACKGGICLWSASYPGDVPFMKTGVTPYSFSAFPRGSGGWWILVDVLRDSSAEQVTALCWKPDGRYLASASCNSPSFTIWDVSQGLGTPIRRGLSNISLLRWSPSGDYLLAAKFDGTFHFWETNTWTSEPWSSSSGYVSGANWDPEGRVALVSFSDSTTLGSIHFSSKPPSLDAHLLPVELPEISSLIVSRGIEKLSWDASGERLALSFKDGNEMYRGLVAVYDVRRSPLVSVSLVGFIRGPGEGVKPLAFAFHNKFKQGPLLSVCWSSGWCCTYPLILRSY